A window of the Candidatus Effluviviaceae Genus I sp. genome harbors these coding sequences:
- a CDS encoding DUF4143 domain-containing protein, translating to KLLATGSSTLAATRKFRDSLTGRKRAVHLLPVLERERAAFGVRDLKMRLLRGGLPEPLLVKERDLGFYSEWLDSFYARDVEELFRVGKREAFLRLVQLVLRNSGGVLEATTVARQCGLTRPTVARYLDVLAITHLITTVRPYHRGGRQELLKRPKVYGFDTGFVSFCRGWDELREQDCGRLWEHLVLETLTAHNEPGAILYWADKQRHEVDFVLPRGRNECDAVECKWDADESAPRGLRAFRKNHPRGRNYVVSPQVGPVYRREVEGLEVTFCNLMQWEWLQGFR from the coding sequence AAGCTCCTCGCGACGGGGTCCTCGACGCTCGCGGCGACGAGGAAGTTCCGCGACAGCCTCACCGGGCGGAAGCGAGCCGTCCACCTCCTGCCGGTGCTCGAGCGCGAGCGCGCTGCGTTCGGGGTGCGCGACCTCAAGATGAGGCTCCTGCGCGGCGGGTTGCCGGAGCCCCTCCTTGTGAAGGAGCGTGACCTCGGGTTCTACTCCGAGTGGCTCGACTCGTTCTACGCCCGCGACGTTGAGGAGCTCTTCCGAGTGGGGAAGCGTGAGGCGTTCCTCCGACTGGTGCAGTTGGTCCTGCGGAACAGCGGAGGCGTCCTTGAAGCCACGACGGTCGCCAGACAGTGCGGGCTGACTCGCCCGACGGTGGCAAGGTACCTCGACGTCCTCGCCATCACGCATCTCATCACCACGGTCCGCCCGTACCACCGAGGAGGCCGTCAGGAGCTGCTCAAGCGGCCGAAGGTCTATGGTTTCGACACGGGTTTCGTGAGCTTCTGCCGCGGCTGGGATGAGCTTCGCGAGCAGGACTGCGGGCGCCTCTGGGAGCATCTGGTTCTGGAGACGCTGACGGCACACAACGAGCCGGGGGCGATCCTCTACTGGGCCGACAAGCAGAGGCACGAGGTAGACTTCGTGCTCCCCCGGGGCAGGAACGAGTGCGACGCGGTCGAGTGCAAGTGGGACGCCGACGAGTCTGCGCCCCGTGGCCTCCGCGCCTTCCGCAAGAATCACCCGAGAGGTCGCAACTACGTGGTCAGCCCCCAGGTCGGACCGGTCTATCGGCGCGAAGTGGAGGGCCTTGAGGTCACGTTCTGCAACCTGATGCAGTGGGAGTGGCTGCAGGGGTTCCGGTAG